TGGTGACAATCGTAAGGCCGATGAGAAAGTTGCTGACCCCAAGAGCATTCGCAAGATCCACAGCAGAATCAATTGAGACTTGCGACCCAATAAGCAGGATCAGAAGCCCTATTAGCAGTACAAGCACACTTCTCGAAGGCTTGGGGCATGGAGCACAGATGTCTCTGTATTCCATGCTGATCGCGTCGCTTGGCTTCTCTCCCCTCATTGACACAATTAAGATAAGAAGTGCTAAAAAGAACAAGACGATCATCGATAATCCGTCAAGAAACGAAATTTGGCCATCAAGCGCAAGTGCTAGGAAGAGTACCGTACTTAAAAGTGCCACAAGCCCTTCGCGTCTGACCATTTCAAACCTTATGACTATAGGAGAGACAATTGCGCAGAGAGCTAGAATAAGAGTCACGTTCGATACATTCGCACCTATAACATTACCAAGAGAGACTGTTGATACACCCCGCAAACCCGACACAACGCCTAAGAAGAATTCTGGCGAGGA
This genomic window from Methanomassiliicoccales archaeon contains:
- a CDS encoding calcium/sodium antiporter is translated as MDVLNNFVFLFAGFTAVYFGGRYLVDGAAKLANAIGVRPFIIGTTIVAFGTSSPEFFLGVVSGLRGVSTVSLGNVIGANVSNVTLILALCAIVSPIVIRFEMVRREGLVALLSTVLFLALALDGQISFLDGLSMIVLFFLALLILIVSMRGEKPSDAISMEYRDICAPCPKPSRSVLVLLIGLLILLIGSQVSIDSAVDLANALGVSNFLIGLTIVTIGTTLPEMTVSIIAAFKKGTDIALGNSFGSVIFNTLVVAGMGGIFQDLPLTKMLLVTGVIPLVLFTILVFFVLKRHEGINRRYGAMLLFLYGIFLAINLTFD